The following proteins are co-located in the Bordetella bronchialis genome:
- a CDS encoding Ldh family oxidoreductase, whose product MEDTESARQGAKRIDPARMRDLAAAVYESAGVPAADALLAADTLVQADLWGHQSHGMLRLGWYYARLRSGAMKAVTETRLAVDAGAIAVLDGGDGMGQVVARRAVDEAVARARKHGVGVVSIRNSNHFGTCMYYTRIGAEQGCVMMLMSNAGPNMAPWGGLKKKIGTNPWSIAAPGGSHPPVVMDMANSGVARGKIYLANKRREPIPSHWAIDAQGNPTTDPKAALEGFILPMAGHKGYVMGVMVDVLSGVLSGSEFLDRVHGPYDPVNRSGAGHLMIALNVAAFQPMEDYNARIDAYIASLKDVPVAPGHRQVYYPGEMEVQADAENRASGLALPADTLSDIERVAREAGVPFPF is encoded by the coding sequence ATGGAAGATACCGAGTCCGCCCGACAGGGCGCGAAACGCATAGACCCCGCGCGCATGCGCGACCTGGCCGCCGCGGTCTACGAAAGCGCCGGCGTGCCGGCGGCCGACGCCTTGCTGGCGGCCGATACGCTGGTACAGGCCGATCTGTGGGGCCACCAGTCGCACGGCATGCTGCGCCTGGGCTGGTATTACGCGCGCCTGCGTTCGGGCGCGATGAAGGCCGTGACGGAAACCCGGCTGGCGGTGGACGCCGGCGCGATCGCCGTCCTGGACGGCGGCGACGGCATGGGCCAGGTCGTGGCCCGCCGGGCGGTGGACGAGGCGGTGGCGCGCGCCCGCAAGCACGGGGTCGGCGTGGTGTCGATCCGCAATTCGAATCACTTCGGAACCTGCATGTACTACACGCGCATCGGCGCGGAGCAGGGCTGCGTGATGATGCTCATGAGCAATGCCGGTCCCAATATGGCGCCATGGGGCGGATTGAAAAAGAAGATCGGCACCAATCCGTGGTCCATCGCGGCGCCCGGCGGCAGCCATCCGCCCGTAGTCATGGACATGGCGAACTCCGGCGTGGCGCGCGGCAAGATCTACCTGGCGAACAAGCGCCGCGAGCCCATTCCTTCGCATTGGGCCATCGACGCCCAGGGCAATCCCACCACCGATCCGAAGGCGGCGCTGGAAGGATTCATCCTGCCCATGGCGGGCCACAAGGGCTATGTGATGGGCGTCATGGTCGACGTGCTGTCCGGCGTGCTGTCGGGCAGCGAATTCCTGGACCGCGTGCATGGTCCCTACGATCCCGTCAACCGCAGCGGCGCCGGCCATTTGATGATTGCCCTGAATGTGGCGGCCTTCCAGCCCATGGAGGACTACAACGCCCGCATCGATGCCTATATCGCCTCGCTGAAGGATGTTCCCGTCGCCCCGGGACATCGGCAGGTCTATTACCCCGGCGAGATGGAAGTCCAGGCCGACGCGGAAAACCGCGCGAGCGGCCTGGCGCTGCCCGCCGATACGCTGTCCGACATCGAGCGCGTGGCGCGCGAGGCCGGCGTGCCGTTTCCATTTTGA
- a CDS encoding Bug family tripartite tricarboxylate transporter substrate binding protein — protein sequence MNRRMIIQAGVALCAQVLMGSASAQAAPDFPTRTVRIVSGLAAGSSMDLVARTISPKLAELWGQAVIVENRAGAAGNIAAEHVARADDGHTLLIAQNAITVSASLYPRLKYNLRKDLKAVSQVTAMPHVVVVTPTLPVQNLRDFINLAKSKPNQLNFSSAGIGNADDMAAELFASMAHLQMMHVPYTGGSQALTAAAAGDVQLYFPGLPVSLPLVKAGKVKALAVTSATRSPALPDVPTMEEAGLPGYQTVLWYGVYAPASMPDATVKRISADIQKALQMPDVKEKLSGAGIDVVGSTPEQFQAFTNAEIDRWAAIVRERNLKVD from the coding sequence ATGAACCGCAGAATGATCATCCAGGCCGGCGTCGCGCTGTGCGCGCAGGTCCTGATGGGCTCGGCATCGGCCCAGGCCGCGCCGGACTTTCCCACCCGCACCGTGCGCATCGTTTCCGGCCTGGCCGCCGGCAGCAGCATGGACCTGGTCGCGCGCACCATCAGCCCCAAGCTGGCTGAATTGTGGGGCCAGGCCGTCATCGTCGAAAACCGCGCGGGCGCGGCCGGCAATATCGCCGCCGAGCACGTGGCGCGCGCCGACGATGGCCACACGCTGTTGATCGCGCAGAACGCGATCACCGTCAGTGCCTCGCTGTACCCGCGCCTGAAGTACAACCTGCGCAAGGACCTGAAGGCCGTATCGCAGGTGACGGCCATGCCGCACGTGGTGGTGGTCACGCCCACGCTGCCGGTCCAGAACCTGCGGGATTTCATCAACCTGGCGAAGTCCAAGCCCAACCAGCTGAACTTCAGCAGCGCCGGCATCGGCAATGCCGACGACATGGCGGCCGAATTGTTCGCCTCGATGGCGCATCTGCAGATGATGCATGTGCCCTATACCGGCGGTTCGCAGGCGCTGACCGCCGCCGCGGCGGGGGACGTGCAGCTGTACTTCCCCGGCTTGCCGGTCAGCCTGCCGCTGGTCAAGGCTGGCAAGGTCAAGGCCCTGGCCGTCACCAGCGCGACGCGCTCGCCGGCCCTGCCGGATGTGCCGACCATGGAAGAGGCCGGCCTGCCGGGCTACCAGACGGTACTGTGGTACGGGGTCTATGCGCCGGCCTCCATGCCGGACGCCACGGTCAAGCGCATTTCGGCCGATATCCAGAAAGCCTTGCAGATGCCCGACGTGAAGGAGAAGCTCAGCGGTGCGGGTATCGACGTGGTCGGCAGCACGCCGGAGCAGTTCCAGGCGTTCACCAACGCGGAGATCGACCGCTGGGCCGCCATCGTGCGCGAGCGCAACCTGAAGGTGGATTGA
- a CDS encoding GntR family transcriptional regulator — MTRSSERAPEPAAAREALGQATGPDDEAGGPRYKSIYQQLARDIGSGRYPVMTLLPTEHELCEQFGASRHTIREAIRMLTVAGMVSRRPGVGTRVETAHATTRFTQRISQFPDLLQYARNAALLVQDVRTVKLARRLAETLGAEPGQSWLHINSIKTLDDRDTPVACTLIYADPAHSDLRADIQPRISLLRLIEDHFGSRIHEVNQEFSATPIAAPIARQLHVEPRTAGFVITRRYYGSGGVLLLATITTFPHDKMKYSMSLNVA, encoded by the coding sequence ATGACCCGATCCTCCGAACGCGCGCCAGAGCCGGCCGCCGCGCGCGAGGCCCTCGGCCAGGCCACGGGGCCGGACGACGAGGCTGGCGGTCCGCGCTACAAAAGTATCTACCAGCAGCTGGCGCGCGACATCGGCAGCGGCCGCTATCCGGTCATGACGCTGCTGCCGACCGAACATGAACTGTGCGAGCAATTCGGCGCCAGCCGCCACACCATCCGCGAGGCCATCCGCATGCTGACGGTGGCCGGCATGGTGTCGCGCCGCCCGGGCGTGGGCACGCGCGTCGAGACCGCCCACGCCACCACCCGTTTCACGCAACGTATCTCGCAGTTCCCCGACCTGCTGCAATACGCGCGCAACGCCGCGCTTCTGGTGCAGGACGTGCGCACCGTCAAACTCGCCAGGCGGCTGGCGGAGACCCTGGGCGCCGAACCCGGCCAGTCGTGGCTGCATATCAACTCCATCAAGACGCTGGACGACCGCGACACGCCGGTAGCGTGCACGCTGATCTACGCCGATCCGGCGCATTCCGACCTGCGCGCCGACATCCAGCCGCGCATCTCGCTGCTACGGTTGATCGAGGACCACTTCGGCAGCCGCATCCACGAGGTCAACCAGGAGTTCTCGGCCACGCCCATCGCCGCGCCCATCGCCCGGCAATTGCACGTGGAACCGCGGACGGCGGGCTTCGTCATCACCCGCCGCTACTACGGCAGCGGCGGGGTGCTGCTGCTGGCCACCATCACCACCTTTCCCCACGACAAGATGAAGTACTCGATGTCGCTCAACGTGGCGTAG